A window of Stutzerimonas stutzeri genomic DNA:
GAACTGGGCGCCGTTGATCCCGCCCTGCGGCCGCAGCTGCTGGCGTTCGAACTCTCCTTCGGCCGCCATCGCAACGGTGCCACGCCCTGGCAGATCAGCCATTCGACGCTACCGGGTCGTGTCGGTGACGCGCTGCTGTCCAGCTATTGGCGCTTCGCCAATCCGGCCAGCCTGCCCAAGGAAGACCTGGCACGACTGGGCCGCTATGCGCCGAGCGGCGGCTGGCAGCGTGCCGAGCATCCCGTTTCCAGCACGCCCCAGGAGGTGTCCGCATGACTGCGCAGATCACCATCGCCACGCCCAGCATCGAGCGACCGAGCCGGGAAAAGCCCGCTGCAGCGACTGCACAGGCCGTTCGCAAAAGCGGCTTCTGGCGCATTCGCGGCGAGATATCCCGACGCAGCGCCTGGCTGCTGACCGGCGCCGGGCTTAGCCTGCCCTTCGTCGTCTGGTGGCTGTGGACAGCCCTGGGCCTCGCCGACCCAATGTTCATGCCCAGCCCCGGCGCCGTGCTCGAACGCATCGGCCGCTGGTCGACCAGCGAGGGGCTGCTGGCTGACATCGGCATCAGCGTCTGGCGGGTGATGGCAGGCTTCGGCGCCTCGGCGCTGCTTGCCCTGCCGCTGGGGCTGTATATCGGCACCTACCGGCCGGTGCAGGCCTTTCTCGAACCGCTCACCGACTTCATTCGCTACATGCCGGCGGTGGCCTTCATTCCGCTGGTGATGCTCTGGGTCGGTATCGACGAGGGCTCGAAGGTGCTGATCATCTTCATCGGCACGTTCTTCCAGATGGTGCTGATGGTCGCCGAAGACGTGCGGCGGGTGCCCATGGCGCAGATCGAGGCGGCGCAGACCATGGGCGCCAACCGCGGCGAGATCGTCAAGCTGGTGATCCTGCCGTCAGCCAAACCGGCGCTGCTCGACACCCTGCGTATCACCTGCGGCTGGGCCTGGACCTACCTGGTGGTGGCCGAACTGGTCGCGGCCAATTCCGGCCTCGGTTACGCCATCCTCAAGGCGCAGCGCTACATGCACACCGACAAGATCTTCGCCGGCATCCTGCTGATCGGCCTGATCGGTCTGCTCACCGACCAGGCCTTCCGCTGGTTGCACCGCCGCGCCTTCCCCTGGATGAGGAAATGACCATGTCCGATACCAAGATTCGAATCCGCCAGGTCGGCAAGACCTTCATCAGCGAGCAGCGCGAGGTGCAGGCGCTGCAGTCGATTGATCTGGATATCCAGCCCAACGAGTTCGTCACCTTTGTCGGCGCGTCAGGCTGTGGCAAGTCCACCCTGCTGCGCATCATTGCCGGGCTGGAAACACTGAGCCACGGCGAGATCCTGCTCGACAGCAAGCCCATCGACGGCCCCGGCGTCGACCGCGCCATGGTCTTCCAGCACTACAGCCTCTATCCCTGGCTGACGGTGATGCAGAACATCAAGTTTTGCCGCCAGCTCAAGGTGATCGGCGACACCGTGCGCCATGACGGCGACGTGGAATCGGCCGCCGGC
This region includes:
- a CDS encoding ABC transporter permease — its product is MTAQITIATPSIERPSREKPAAATAQAVRKSGFWRIRGEISRRSAWLLTGAGLSLPFVVWWLWTALGLADPMFMPSPGAVLERIGRWSTSEGLLADIGISVWRVMAGFGASALLALPLGLYIGTYRPVQAFLEPLTDFIRYMPAVAFIPLVMLWVGIDEGSKVLIIFIGTFFQMVLMVAEDVRRVPMAQIEAAQTMGANRGEIVKLVILPSAKPALLDTLRITCGWAWTYLVVAELVAANSGLGYAILKAQRYMHTDKIFAGILLIGLIGLLTDQAFRWLHRRAFPWMRK